In a genomic window of Desulfosporosinus sp. Sb-LF:
- the mltG gene encoding endolytic transglycosylase MltG yields the protein MSRKKKTVGMLIKIILVLLVGGLGFMSWWTWATKPYSSTGVSEKITISPGTTATQLAEELQQRHLIRSAWMFKYLARSLQANFKLYAGDYQLAPQMTPNEMISRLIKGATPMANNLVTIPEGYSTEQIIDLLVQKGIGSKAELEKVVEEDEFPYEFLKNAPPGIHRLEGFLFPSTYAIDTKTSPHAALNLFLQQFAKELTPEVQKNLDTMKLTVSQWVTLGSLVEKEAKMESDRPLIASVFMNRLKIKQPLQSCATIQFLLGTPKSKLYDKDLQIPSPYNTYLHPGLPPGPIANPGHASLQAALHPAQTDLLYFVAKSDGYHAFAKTYAEHLKNVKLYQ from the coding sequence GTGTCCAGGAAAAAAAAGACCGTGGGCATGCTAATAAAGATTATTCTTGTTCTCTTAGTCGGGGGCTTAGGATTTATGTCCTGGTGGACTTGGGCGACAAAGCCCTACTCTTCTACAGGCGTTAGTGAAAAAATCACCATTTCCCCTGGAACAACGGCAACTCAACTGGCCGAGGAATTACAACAGCGTCATCTTATACGCAGCGCGTGGATGTTTAAGTATTTAGCACGTTCACTGCAGGCAAATTTTAAACTATATGCTGGCGATTATCAGTTAGCTCCACAAATGACTCCTAATGAAATGATTAGTCGTTTGATTAAAGGTGCGACGCCGATGGCCAATAATCTTGTGACCATTCCAGAAGGGTACAGCACAGAACAAATCATCGATCTTCTGGTACAGAAGGGAATTGGAAGCAAAGCAGAGCTTGAAAAAGTTGTTGAGGAAGATGAGTTCCCGTACGAATTCCTCAAAAACGCACCCCCAGGCATTCACCGTTTGGAAGGGTTTTTATTTCCGAGTACCTATGCCATTGATACAAAAACAAGCCCCCATGCAGCCCTTAATTTGTTTCTACAACAATTCGCGAAAGAACTTACACCGGAGGTTCAGAAAAACCTCGATACTATGAAGCTTACCGTCTCACAGTGGGTAACCTTGGGTTCACTAGTTGAAAAGGAAGCGAAGATGGAATCGGATCGACCACTAATTGCTTCAGTGTTTATGAACCGATTAAAAATAAAACAACCTCTTCAATCATGTGCAACAATACAGTTCCTGCTCGGCACACCCAAGTCAAAACTCTATGATAAGGATCTTCAGATCCCGTCCCCGTATAATACCTATCTTCACCCAGGATTGCCGCCAGGGCCGATTGCAAATCCCGGACATGCCTCACTGCAAGCCGCCTTGCACCCTGCCCAAACGGATTTGTTGTACTTTGTAGCGAAAAGCGACGGCTATCATGCATTCGCCAAAACGTATGCTGAACATTTGAAAAACGTAAAACTTTATCAGTAA
- a CDS encoding U32 family peptidase, whose amino-acid sequence MKKPELLAPAGDWEKLRYALAYGADAVYMGGQAFGLRAYAGNFGFEEMEKAVAWTHGLGKKIYITVNIFAHEADFEELPAYLKQLEELGVDGAIVSDPGVIAIAMEVAPGLPLHLSTQANNTNSYSVRFWLKQGIERVVLARELTLEELRDMRSKVEGGLEIFIHGAMCMSYSGRCLLSNYLTGRDANRGECTQPCRWGYALVEEKRPGEVFPIEEDERGTYVFNSHDLCLLPHLPLLKPINLDSFKIEGRMKSVQYVASTVKVYREAIDTLWDEGEKAFQAKLPRWLEEMDKVSHRDYSAGFLFGKPGAKSHNLESSHYVRDYDFVGVSLDDEVTANYSADATDKKTTWIEQRNHFKRGEVLEVLTPHGISWSFEVAEMWDAEGEPLDVARHAQQKIRLTVPEEILPYSILRRAKNEKK is encoded by the coding sequence ATGAAAAAACCTGAGTTATTGGCTCCTGCTGGAGATTGGGAAAAGTTAAGATATGCGTTAGCTTATGGAGCGGATGCAGTTTATATGGGTGGTCAGGCCTTTGGTCTGAGGGCATATGCTGGGAATTTTGGCTTTGAGGAAATGGAGAAGGCGGTTGCATGGACACATGGGCTGGGGAAAAAGATTTATATCACTGTGAATATCTTCGCCCACGAAGCGGATTTTGAGGAACTTCCAGCTTATCTTAAACAGCTAGAAGAGCTAGGTGTGGACGGTGCTATTGTCTCTGATCCGGGCGTTATTGCAATAGCGATGGAAGTGGCTCCCGGTTTGCCCCTGCATTTAAGCACCCAGGCTAATAACACGAATTCGTATTCGGTTCGTTTTTGGCTAAAGCAAGGGATAGAAAGGGTCGTCCTTGCTCGGGAGTTGACGCTTGAGGAACTACGGGATATGCGTTCCAAAGTGGAGGGAGGGCTGGAAATCTTTATCCACGGAGCGATGTGCATGTCCTATTCTGGGCGGTGTTTACTGAGTAACTATTTGACAGGGCGGGATGCCAACCGTGGAGAATGTACTCAGCCCTGTCGTTGGGGATATGCCCTAGTTGAGGAGAAACGGCCAGGGGAAGTTTTTCCGATTGAAGAAGATGAGCGAGGGACCTATGTCTTTAACTCGCATGATTTATGCCTTTTGCCGCATCTGCCCCTGTTAAAGCCTATCAACCTTGATAGCTTTAAGATTGAAGGGCGAATGAAAAGCGTTCAATACGTCGCAAGCACTGTCAAGGTGTATCGGGAAGCGATCGATACTCTGTGGGATGAAGGAGAAAAAGCTTTTCAAGCAAAACTCCCTCGGTGGTTGGAAGAGATGGATAAAGTCAGCCACCGGGATTATTCGGCAGGGTTCCTCTTTGGAAAGCCAGGGGCAAAGTCACATAATTTAGAGTCCTCCCATTATGTCCGGGATTATGATTTCGTAGGGGTAAGTTTGGATGACGAGGTAACTGCAAACTATTCCGCAGACGCTACAGATAAAAAAACGACTTGGATTGAGCAGCGAAACCACTTTAAACGGGGAGAAGTGTTGGAAGTTCTAACTCCGCATGGGATTTCTTGGTCATTCGAAGTTGCGGAGATGTGGGATGCTGAGGGAGAACCTCTTGACGTTGCGCGTCATGCACAACAAAAGATCAGGCTAACGGTACCAGAGGAGATCCTCCCGTATAGCATTTTGAGACGGGCAAAAAACGAGAAAAAATAG
- a CDS encoding DUF4911 domain-containing protein: protein MDSISMVKREPQASSLFSDADIIVKARLERVDMQMLDKLVEGLGHLGIVTTTNKALGEVMIQTTKHCWPDLKMAIEAMPFEIEFFG, encoded by the coding sequence ATGGATTCTATTTCCATGGTTAAGAGGGAACCTCAAGCAAGCTCTCTGTTTTCAGATGCCGATATTATCGTTAAAGCGCGCTTAGAACGGGTGGACATGCAAATGTTAGATAAGCTTGTCGAGGGCTTAGGTCATCTAGGCATCGTGACAACAACTAACAAGGCATTAGGAGAAGTTATGATCCAAACTACAAAGCATTGTTGGCCAGATTTAAAGATGGCCATAGAGGCCATGCCGTTTGAGATAGAGTTTTTTGGGTGA
- a CDS encoding DUF4911 domain-containing protein, translated as MNFPEVQKNLNVDSIYANTDLVIKARIDRSEIQMLCKLVEGLGHLGIVTTTNKELGEVMIQTTKDCWVELKKLIEKMPIEIEFI; from the coding sequence ATGAATTTTCCGGAAGTACAGAAGAACCTTAATGTAGATTCTATATATGCAAATACTGACCTTGTTATCAAAGCCCGCATAGATCGGTCTGAGATCCAAATGTTATGTAAACTCGTTGAAGGTTTAGGCCATCTGGGCATTGTGACAACGACGAACAAAGAGTTGGGCGAAGTGATGATTCAAACGACGAAGGATTGCTGGGTGGAGTTGAAAAAGTTAATTGAGAAGATGCCGATTGAGATAGAATTTATATGA
- a CDS encoding cell wall-binding repeat-containing protein, translating into MITKKHFILSFFLISILVLIYAPKASASTSTERIAGYDRYQTAVAASQSGWPEGASTAIIAYGEDFPDALSAGPLAHKYNAPILLTGASDLNNDTAVELKRLKVSKVYIIGGYAVVSKDVENRLYSMNITVERIAGQDRYETALKVAQRIGLSKGIFVAIGTAFPDALSIGPIAAAKEMPLLLVPPNDLTDSQKILVVSNKIPVSFIVTGNSELSEKVIAQFPNYEIIEGADPYERNTKLIARFADNLNLDTVYVATGEIFADALAASALAPKNNNPILLLKGDTLTNAALSFISSNIISKLYIMGGNSVISALTESSLVTQPPHIASVADIIDSVQEGDQYVPPKTVTVTTTNGLTEEVPVTWSMTSIYSLRSGVYEFEGKIKNYSTIVHLSLTVTPVWNKITAETVRNGYFNFPQTVEVPMSNNTVKSLPVTWNINLININNIGTYTFEGTVKDLTQTVTLTLKVSEDSQIYFPDLALKTAVCRTLGKPTDATIYKSDVLNISSLYYNNSGITDLTGLEYFTNLKTLYLGGNNLTLTTPLITLTNLKCLELRNCGLKDLNSLTGLTSLTYLDVASNNINDFSPLRQLTNLTSLYLSNNKTLDYSPVRSYYKNLIGRDFLL; encoded by the coding sequence TTGATTACAAAGAAACACTTCATTTTAAGCTTTTTTCTTATTAGTATCCTTGTCTTAATATACGCACCTAAGGCTAGTGCATCTACATCTACAGAACGAATTGCAGGTTATGATCGATATCAAACTGCCGTTGCCGCTAGCCAAAGTGGCTGGCCTGAAGGAGCAAGTACGGCCATCATAGCTTATGGTGAGGATTTTCCAGACGCTTTAAGTGCTGGGCCATTAGCTCATAAATATAATGCCCCGATATTATTAACAGGTGCCTCCGATCTAAATAACGACACTGCTGTCGAGTTGAAACGTCTAAAAGTCAGTAAAGTCTACATCATTGGAGGCTATGCTGTTGTTTCAAAAGATGTGGAAAATCGACTTTACTCAATGAATATTACTGTTGAGCGAATAGCTGGTCAGGATCGTTACGAAACTGCACTTAAAGTGGCTCAAAGAATTGGATTAAGTAAGGGGATTTTTGTAGCGATTGGTACGGCTTTTCCTGATGCCTTGTCCATTGGTCCCATTGCCGCAGCAAAAGAGATGCCCCTGCTTCTCGTACCTCCCAATGATCTAACGGATAGTCAAAAAATCCTTGTAGTTAGTAATAAAATTCCTGTTAGTTTTATCGTAACTGGTAACTCAGAACTAAGTGAAAAAGTGATAGCCCAATTTCCAAATTACGAAATAATTGAAGGAGCAGATCCTTACGAACGAAATACCAAATTGATCGCAAGATTTGCCGATAATCTTAATCTAGATACGGTTTATGTTGCAACAGGTGAGATTTTCGCCGATGCCCTTGCCGCTTCCGCATTAGCCCCCAAGAACAATAATCCGATTCTTTTGCTAAAGGGTGATACCCTAACGAACGCTGCACTTTCGTTCATAAGCTCTAATATTATTTCCAAGCTTTACATCATGGGAGGCAACAGTGTTATCAGTGCTTTAACTGAATCATCACTCGTAACACAGCCCCCTCATATTGCCTCAGTTGCTGATATCATTGACAGTGTCCAAGAAGGAGACCAATACGTACCGCCAAAAACCGTCACTGTAACCACAACAAACGGGTTAACAGAGGAGGTTCCGGTAACTTGGAGTATGACCTCTATTTATTCATTAAGATCAGGAGTTTATGAATTTGAAGGAAAGATTAAGAACTATAGCACAATAGTTCACCTTAGTTTGACCGTTACTCCGGTTTGGAACAAAATTACAGCTGAAACCGTTCGAAATGGATACTTCAATTTTCCACAGACCGTTGAGGTACCTATGAGTAATAATACTGTCAAGTCGCTTCCCGTTACCTGGAATATTAATCTTATTAATATCAATAATATAGGTACTTACACCTTTGAAGGAACGGTTAAAGACTTAACCCAAACCGTTACCTTAACGCTTAAAGTTTCCGAAGACAGTCAAATCTATTTCCCAGATCTCGCTCTTAAAACTGCGGTTTGCCGGACATTAGGAAAACCCACAGACGCCACAATTTATAAGAGTGATGTCCTTAATATTAGTTCGTTATATTACAACAATTCTGGGATTACAGATTTAACCGGGTTAGAGTATTTTACGAATTTGAAAACTCTTTATCTTGGCGGTAATAACCTTACATTAACAACTCCACTGATAACGCTAACTAATCTAAAATGCTTAGAGTTAAGGAACTGTGGACTTAAGGATCTTAACTCTTTAACTGGATTAACCTCCCTAACCTATCTGGACGTAGCATCGAATAATATTAATGACTTTTCTCCTTTAAGACAATTAACTAATCTTACCTCGCTGTATCTAAGTAATAATAAAACGTTAGATTACAGCCCTGTCAGGTCATATTATAAGAACCTCATTGGAAGGGATTTCCTTCTCTAA
- a CDS encoding type II secretion system protein → MIMRRKDEGFTLIELMIVIAVIGILAVVLMPKMTGLKTGAKITGVQTNAVSVQAYVVSGMDKWINKNLSDAAITTAISAQFSGDNALKNPLSGLTTHSTDIVAASTLLTQTNSSGVAQTPAITGTVAKTDALQILSAAPTATPYTAGAGTVVVVVSSPATNGIQIIGYDDKGNVVDSALKVNP, encoded by the coding sequence ATGATCATGCGGAGAAAAGATGAAGGTTTCACCCTAATTGAACTTATGATTGTTATTGCGGTAATTGGAATTTTAGCGGTTGTGTTGATGCCGAAGATGACAGGACTTAAGACTGGAGCTAAGATTACTGGAGTACAAACCAATGCAGTATCAGTTCAGGCTTATGTCGTTAGTGGAATGGATAAGTGGATAAATAAGAATTTGAGTGATGCTGCAATAACTACCGCAATTTCTGCCCAATTTAGCGGGGATAATGCATTGAAAAATCCTTTGAGTGGATTAACTACACATTCTACTGATATCGTTGCTGCTAGTACATTGCTTACACAAACTAATTCAAGTGGAGTTGCTCAAACTCCCGCGATCACAGGAACAGTGGCCAAAACTGATGCTCTTCAAATCTTATCGGCAGCCCCTACTGCTACTCCTTATACAGCAGGGGCTGGTACAGTCGTTGTAGTAGTTTCTTCTCCCGCTACCAATGGAATTCAAATAATTGGCTATGATGATAAAGGGAATGTGGTAGATTCAGCATTGAAGGTAAATCCATAA
- a CDS encoding ATPase, T2SS/T4P/T4SS family yields the protein MALRQERKRLGEILIAGGVITPDQLQEALVLQKSLGLRLGEVFIKRGLVTEDDILRTMQSQLGLPTVDLDRVTIHEQILNSVPEAVLRKYSVLPVEITNNQLHLATSDPTDYFALEDVRLASGLMVKPCLAKKSDILRVLDQWYGRGEAEKAARQYVQQTGLAPVAAAAQAASMLTDAAEEEANPVVKFLNNIIETSVNNKASDVHIEPIEEELRVRFRIDGVLREVMRTPIAMAGPIVSRIKIMADLNIAEKRLPQDGRISFLVGGRPIDLRVSTTPTMYGEKVVMRILDKSGVVLKKEALGLNERDAHAFDELIKKPYGIVLVTGPTGSGKTTTLYTAINALNTPEKNIVTLEDPVEFNFKGINQTQVNPKAGLTFATGLRSLLRQDPDIIMVGEMRDAETAEISMRAALTGQLVLSTIHTNDAASAINRLMDMGIEPFLISASLVGIIAQRLMRRICPVCVSEYQASTNEIHLLGLDDDQALTLKKGKKCPACHDTGYRGRIAIFEIMPITSGHRSLIDSKVTTDKFREFAVEQGMASLKQAAIELVLQGTTTIEELLRVTYANE from the coding sequence ATGGCCCTACGCCAAGAACGCAAACGTCTCGGTGAAATTTTAATAGCAGGCGGTGTTATTACTCCTGACCAACTTCAGGAAGCTCTGGTGTTGCAAAAGAGCCTTGGCCTTCGTTTAGGCGAGGTTTTCATCAAACGGGGACTGGTTACCGAAGATGATATTTTGCGTACTATGCAAAGCCAACTTGGGTTGCCGACGGTTGATTTAGATAGGGTGACGATTCATGAGCAGATCTTGAATTCGGTGCCGGAAGCGGTTCTGCGCAAATACTCAGTGTTACCGGTAGAGATTACTAATAACCAACTCCATTTAGCGACCAGCGATCCTACGGACTATTTTGCTTTGGAGGATGTCCGTTTGGCCTCGGGGTTAATGGTCAAGCCGTGTTTAGCAAAGAAATCGGACATCCTGCGGGTGTTAGATCAATGGTACGGACGGGGTGAGGCAGAAAAGGCTGCTCGCCAGTATGTGCAACAAACGGGTTTGGCCCCGGTGGCTGCTGCCGCTCAGGCGGCCAGTATGCTTACAGACGCAGCTGAGGAAGAAGCTAATCCGGTCGTTAAGTTCCTTAACAATATTATTGAGACGTCGGTTAATAATAAAGCAAGTGACGTTCATATTGAACCTATCGAAGAGGAATTAAGGGTGCGCTTTCGGATCGATGGAGTTTTAAGAGAGGTTATGCGGACCCCGATAGCGATGGCTGGACCTATAGTCAGTCGAATAAAGATTATGGCGGACTTGAATATTGCCGAAAAGCGTCTTCCTCAGGATGGGCGTATCTCCTTCCTAGTTGGAGGAAGACCGATAGATCTACGGGTATCCACGACTCCGACCATGTATGGAGAAAAAGTGGTTATGCGTATCCTCGATAAATCAGGGGTTGTTCTAAAGAAGGAGGCGCTCGGCTTAAACGAACGAGATGCCCACGCCTTCGATGAACTTATTAAGAAGCCCTATGGAATAGTTCTTGTCACAGGTCCGACCGGAAGCGGTAAGACAACGACTCTTTACACTGCAATAAATGCCTTAAATACCCCGGAAAAAAATATTGTCACCTTGGAAGATCCAGTGGAGTTCAATTTTAAGGGTATTAACCAAACTCAAGTGAATCCTAAAGCTGGGCTAACCTTCGCCACCGGACTGCGTTCCTTACTCCGGCAAGATCCAGATATCATCATGGTCGGGGAAATGAGAGATGCCGAAACAGCAGAGATTTCAATGAGGGCAGCGCTTACTGGACAACTAGTACTTTCGACAATTCACACTAATGATGCTGCAAGTGCCATTAATCGGTTGATGGATATGGGCATTGAACCCTTTCTTATTTCTGCTTCACTGGTGGGAATTATTGCTCAACGGCTAATGCGCAGAATATGTCCTGTATGTGTGAGTGAGTATCAGGCTAGTACGAACGAAATTCATCTTTTGGGATTAGATGATGACCAAGCTTTGACTTTAAAAAAGGGTAAAAAATGCCCGGCCTGCCACGATACAGGCTATCGCGGACGAATTGCAATTTTTGAAATTATGCCTATTACAAGTGGCCATCGGAGTTTGATTGATTCTAAGGTAACCACAGACAAGTTCCGTGAGTTTGCGGTTGAACAGGGTATGGCTTCGCTAAAGCAAGCGGCCATAGAACTGGTATTGCAAGGCACTACAACAATAGAGGAACTACTAAGGGTTACCTATGCAAATGAATAA
- a CDS encoding type II secretion system F family protein, with protein sequence MRFRYKVIDEQFKLIEGTLEAHNYEAARRVVFDNHWQLISLSKVSNWTQRLNSVVQNKIKYAAIASLCSQLAMMIRSGTNIAKGLNIILQSSIEDKRLRPVIETVFNSVSEGSSLSEAMKETEGALPELLVNLISVGEESGNLDLVLTSMAEYYERENFIRKKIVSAAIYPIILVGVLIALVIFFLGFILPQLTDLITSNGQQLPVITQVVINLSDFIRTRGWLLVLSFGGMGVAFYRLIKIPRYRLFWHQFLLGIPILGRNMKDVVIARISRSLALFLHSAVPIVQILFSLEKIVDNEVTKQAMGRIRDKVIKGESIAGAFGQEPFFDALLIQMMLIGEETGRLEELMIEVANSYDKRVDLGISRLVSLVEPVFTLIIGGFAALIIVSIAVPIFNMSTTIK encoded by the coding sequence ATGCGTTTTCGATATAAAGTTATCGATGAACAATTTAAATTAATTGAAGGAACGCTTGAAGCGCATAACTATGAAGCTGCTCGCCGAGTGGTATTTGATAATCATTGGCAACTCATTAGCCTGTCTAAAGTGTCTAACTGGACTCAGCGGCTTAATTCGGTGGTTCAGAATAAGATTAAGTATGCAGCCATTGCTTCATTATGCAGTCAACTTGCGATGATGATTCGCTCGGGGACCAATATAGCAAAGGGTCTAAACATTATCTTGCAATCTTCAATAGAGGACAAGCGTCTGAGACCCGTGATTGAGACGGTTTTCAATAGTGTGAGCGAAGGAAGCTCCTTATCTGAAGCTATGAAGGAAACGGAGGGGGCCTTACCGGAACTGCTGGTGAACCTTATCTCTGTAGGAGAGGAAAGTGGCAATCTAGATTTAGTACTGACTAGCATGGCTGAATATTATGAACGGGAGAACTTTATTCGTAAGAAAATAGTGAGTGCTGCTATCTACCCGATTATTCTAGTAGGCGTTTTAATAGCCTTAGTTATTTTTTTCTTGGGCTTTATTTTACCTCAATTAACTGACCTCATCACCAGTAATGGACAACAATTGCCAGTAATAACTCAAGTGGTAATTAATCTATCCGATTTTATAAGAACTAGAGGTTGGCTACTTGTTTTGTCTTTTGGGGGAATGGGCGTAGCTTTCTATCGGTTAATTAAAATTCCGCGCTACAGGTTGTTTTGGCATCAGTTTTTACTTGGCATTCCAATCTTAGGTAGAAATATGAAGGATGTTGTTATTGCTCGCATCTCTCGTTCTTTGGCTCTTTTTCTTCATTCTGCTGTACCAATTGTTCAAATTTTATTCTCGCTCGAGAAAATCGTAGACAATGAAGTAACTAAACAAGCTATGGGACGTATTAGAGATAAAGTCATTAAAGGGGAATCGATAGCGGGTGCTTTCGGTCAAGAACCTTTCTTCGACGCCCTGCTTATCCAAATGATGTTAATTGGCGAAGAAACGGGAAGATTGGAGGAATTGATGATTGAAGTAGCGAATAGTTATGATAAAAGGGTCGATTTAGGTATTTCAAGGCTGGTAAGTTTAGTCGAACCAGTGTTCACACTTATTATCGGAGGTTTTGCTGCATTGATTATTGTTTCCATTGCGGTGCCGATCTTTAATATGTCTACCACAATAAAATAA
- a CDS encoding prepilin-type N-terminal cleavage/methylation domain-containing protein gives MELENIGLLYPTNTSQNELRKRNHKNAGFTLIEVALVLAVIAILVVVTAPKYSVLMKHYRLESSALKVLGYADYAKQLAIDHRENYGVGITSDKRVVVLQIISPLTEFCSIPLDIGIQSGGTTTNVYNSPLNGITTNYIYFDYRGFVHLPDSSLDSRLGLAIVGGGETIGVNFSKTLGNASLIWP, from the coding sequence ATGGAACTTGAAAATATAGGTTTGCTCTATCCAACTAATACTAGTCAAAACGAGTTAAGGAAACGGAATCATAAAAATGCTGGATTTACCTTAATCGAAGTAGCTTTGGTTTTAGCGGTTATTGCAATTTTAGTGGTAGTTACAGCACCAAAATATTCAGTTTTAATGAAACACTATCGTTTAGAAAGCTCCGCCCTTAAGGTATTAGGGTATGCGGATTACGCTAAACAATTAGCTATTGACCATCGGGAAAACTATGGCGTAGGGATTACATCTGACAAAAGGGTAGTGGTACTCCAAATAATATCACCTTTAACTGAATTTTGCAGTATCCCTCTTGACATAGGAATTCAATCGGGGGGTACCACTACTAATGTTTACAATAGTCCTTTAAACGGAATTACAACAAACTATATCTACTTTGACTACCGGGGCTTTGTGCACTTACCTGATTCTTCGTTAGACAGTCGATTAGGATTGGCAATCGTAGGAGGCGGTGAAACGATAGGGGTTAACTTCTCTAAAACGTTAGGCAATGCATCGCTGATTTGGCCATAA
- a CDS encoding prepilin-type N-terminal cleavage/methylation domain-containing protein — MRQLAIRRNVVDEAQKIGGFTFLEVIIAMMLFGFLMLYVSQLMNSQLRLYNTATQKNSLEQKVRAATAKIVDQVRYFPKTYYSYKQGQKPSLPTTTPSDAGVYSKDPITLVNSCLVDTDPNLSLINSTSYPKGIIYVDKSKNPWELRYKLNNEQSVLLADGIQSFSISPVTNSSGNDLIKIDITASNSKSDYRLVTWVGLYYGQ, encoded by the coding sequence ATGAGGCAATTAGCTATCAGGAGAAATGTTGTAGATGAAGCGCAAAAAATAGGAGGGTTTACCTTCTTAGAAGTCATTATTGCCATGATGCTCTTTGGGTTTCTAATGCTTTATGTTTCCCAGTTGATGAATAGCCAACTCCGTCTTTATAACACCGCTACTCAGAAGAATAGTCTTGAGCAAAAGGTCAGGGCTGCCACAGCTAAGATAGTAGATCAAGTGAGGTATTTCCCTAAAACCTATTACTCCTATAAACAAGGGCAAAAACCTAGTTTGCCAACGACTACACCTTCTGATGCGGGGGTTTACTCAAAGGATCCAATTACATTAGTCAATAGTTGCTTAGTGGATACAGATCCTAATCTGAGTTTGATAAATTCCACTTCCTACCCAAAGGGGATCATCTACGTGGATAAATCCAAGAACCCATGGGAACTACGGTATAAACTAAACAATGAACAATCAGTATTGTTAGCTGATGGGATTCAATCATTTTCAATTAGCCCCGTCACAAATTCTTCAGGTAACGACTTAATTAAGATCGATATAACCGCTTCAAATTCTAAGAGTGACTATAGACTAGTGACATGGGTGGGGTTGTACTATGGTCAGTAA
- the pilM gene encoding pilus assembly protein PilM, whose protein sequence is MFVRTQWLAYIQGKYWVIARVKRRKNEIHVLHLATFSEEIPEQEIDLLEKQGDIEAPDIIVENEENQYLQRLKNWLKQEKVSVKKLKISVSIPGVITRIITLPIISKKYLDKLLTEEVAQYFTVNITDYVLDYRVLKYFEEDGQKRQLVLVAALPKQQWVSLWTLWEELGFSPRVVDLAADCLTRLYGRLGNLGQETATVGLGELGSDVAIIDLGNDRVEFLLLDQGTFFLYSDMQISLAALKSYAGLSCVTGDAKKSLIEETEPSDDNADFGDTGRIRKQKTEDTILPVLQTLDQLFSFFAARHYGKRIDLVYLTGEYADRPFLPEIFKENIDIDTMVGFPDGWKPSFSEQTGDSNNWMKYGSLYGLAMRED, encoded by the coding sequence ATGTTCGTTAGGACACAATGGTTAGCCTATATTCAAGGTAAGTATTGGGTTATTGCCAGGGTAAAACGCCGGAAAAATGAAATCCATGTGCTTCACTTAGCTACCTTTTCGGAAGAAATACCGGAACAAGAGATTGACCTTCTTGAAAAGCAAGGTGATATTGAGGCTCCAGATATAATAGTTGAAAATGAAGAGAATCAATACCTACAAAGGCTAAAAAACTGGCTAAAGCAAGAAAAGGTATCGGTTAAGAAGCTAAAGATCAGTGTATCAATTCCTGGGGTTATTACTAGAATCATAACCCTACCTATTATTTCTAAGAAGTATCTCGATAAACTCCTAACGGAAGAAGTGGCTCAGTATTTCACAGTGAATATTACCGACTATGTTTTAGACTACCGTGTATTAAAGTACTTTGAGGAAGACGGTCAAAAAAGGCAGCTTGTGCTGGTGGCCGCTTTACCCAAGCAACAGTGGGTGTCTCTTTGGACATTGTGGGAGGAACTTGGATTTTCCCCTCGTGTCGTTGATCTGGCCGCCGATTGCCTAACGCGTTTGTACGGTAGGCTTGGTAATTTGGGCCAAGAAACTGCCACTGTTGGGTTGGGAGAGTTAGGATCGGATGTAGCAATCATTGATTTGGGCAATGACCGGGTGGAGTTTTTGCTTCTCGATCAGGGAACGTTTTTCTTATACTCTGATATGCAGATATCGTTGGCGGCTTTGAAATCATACGCAGGCTTGTCGTGTGTTACAGGGGATGCTAAAAAAAGTTTGATTGAAGAGACTGAGCCTAGTGATGACAATGCGGATTTTGGGGATACTGGCCGGATACGAAAACAGAAGACCGAAGACACTATCCTACCAGTATTGCAGACGTTGGACCAGCTTTTTAGTTTTTTTGCAGCACGCCATTATGGCAAGCGGATTGACCTTGTGTATCTGACAGGTGAGTATGCTGATCGGCCATTTTTACCAGAGATTTTTAAGGAGAATATTGACATAGATACGATGGTGGGTTTTCCTGACGGATGGAAGCCTTCATTTAGTGAACAAACGGGAGATTCTAATAATTGGATGAAATACGGCAGCCTTTACGGTTTAGCTATGCGGGAGGACTAA